A segment of the Bdellovibrio bacteriovorus genome:
ACACGGTGTTGGGATCCATGCGGAAGGCAGCCGAGTTGTCCACGGCAAAAGCCCCTGCCGCCACAGCCTTCGGGGCCCATTCAGCAGAGATGTCGTCTCCGGAAGAGAAGAAAACCAGATCCAGCCCGTCAAAGCAGCCGTCCTTCAAAACCTGACAAGGCCATTGCTGGCCTTGCAGTTCAATTTTCTTACCCAGAGAGTTTTCAGAAGCAAAGGGGCGCAGTTCTGCAATTGGGAAGCTGCGCTCTGACAGGATGTTCATGAAGGTTTGGCCGACCATTCCGGTCGCGCCAACCACACCGACTTTAAGTTTTCTTTTCATCTTTCTTCGCCTCTTCTTCCTCTTCTTCGAGGACCAGATCGCTTTCATGCACAGATGCAGGAGCGTACACACTTGGCTTGATCTTACGGATGTTTTTTCCAAGTTTGAAGACACCGAAAACAGCGCCCAAAACCGCGTAAGCCATGAAGAGAACGAACAGCATTACTTCCGGACGAAGTGCCACGACAACCAGAACACCGACACCCAGAATCAGGTAACGGAACGGCAGACGCTCTTTCAAATCCAGATCTTTAAAGCTGCGGAAGCGGAAGTTGGATACCATCACCAACGCCAGCAAAATAGTCATCACCAGCAAACCATAGTTGCCCAGCGGTTCCAATTCCAGATCCTGGAATGCCAGAACGGAAGACGCCACGATCCCCGCCGCCATTGGGATCGGCAGACCCTGGAAGTAGTTCTTTTCAACCACGTTCGCCTGAACATTGAAACGCGCCAAACGAAGCGCACCGCAAGCCACGAACAGGAAACACGCCACCCAGCCCAAGCGACCAAACGGCTGCAAAGCCCACAAGAACAACAGCGTGCCCGGAGCCATACCGAAACTGACCAGGTCACACAAAGAATCGTATTCCGCACCGAATTTGCTGGTGGAACGGGTCAAACGCGCCAAGCGGCCGTCCAACTGGTCAAACACCGCCGCGACAACAATCGCGTAAGCTGCGTAAAGATAGTTACCTTTGATGGATTGGATGACGGCAAAGAAACCAGAGAACAAATTCCCTGTGGTCATCAAATTTGGAAGAATATAAATGTACATCGCCAAGCGCTGAGCTTTGGCATCGTCAGAATCAATTTTATCAAGATGAGTATCAGTAGCCATTTTTCGTCCACCTAAGCTAGAAAATGTATGCGGTTGGAGTGGCGGAAAAGACCCGTCTCCAACCTCAACGACATTAGCTTACGGCTGCGAAAAATCCAAAGAAATAAAACAGGATAGTCAATCCGACAGCGCTCATCAGAGGCAAAGTCAGATTGTCATCAAGCTTGGCAACAGGAATCAATTCAGCAAAAGCTCCCACCAAACCGGCAAACAAGCTGACCACAATCAGACGATCCATCAGATAATTATGGTAGATCAGATAAATGAACGTGACAGCCGCGCAAACAAAGAACGCCGCCATGAATCCTTGAATGGATTTATGACCAAAGATCTTGTCCTTGCCGTAAAGAATCCCAAAGTAGCTCGCGATCGGATCGGCAAAAGCCAGGAACAACAGCGTCAACGCCACGATCGGACGAGGGAAAAGGATATTAACAATCAAAACACCGCTGAGCAGGAAGGTTGTCCCCGCCAGTTTTTTCACTTCGCTTTGACGCATGATGGGCTTAAAGGCGTGCATCGCCCAGTCATTCAAAGCAGGGTATTTCAAACGAAGAAAATCAAAAGGAACAAACAGACTCCACGCGACGATCAGCACGGTCATGGAAACAGCCGGTGGCATGTACACATAAGCCAGGAACATCGCGAAGACTCCAGACATATGCCAGATCTTTCGAGCATAATGAATGTCCGAACGTTTTTTTAGATCCACAGGTTGGGTCAATCCTTCAATGAGCATCAGTATAAATCCACTTATTGTCCGCGCTTCAACGCAGGGACGGTGGCTAACTTAAAGGCAGAGTAACTGAAGATCAATTTAATTGATCTTACTCTAGCTGGACGCATTAAGATGTTGATTTTAAAGGATTAAATCTGACTGGAGCGAACCAAAAGGACTTCTTCAACAGCCTTGCCGGAACGTTCACGATAGCGAATCGTGATTTCGTTATCGCCCTTTTTAAGCTGAATCAGATCCGTTTGATATTTGTCAGTGCCACGCAGGAAAATGGAAGCCGTGTAGCCATTGCTCTTATTAATGATCTCCACGTCGCCTTCTTTAAAGCCACGCAGACAATTTTTACCCTCAAACTGGACATAGCCGCTGTCCACGCTCAACGGGCTCAGGGCTTTTTTTGCACAGCTCAAATCAAACTGCGTCAGACGGCTGACCGCCGCGACCTTCGCACTCGGAATGCTGGCGGGCTCACGACCCCCGGCAAGTGCAGGTGCTTGCGCCGACTCAAACACTTCCTCTTCAGCCACGACATACGAATCTTCCGTCAAATTCATGAACGTCGGAATTCCCAAAAGGAGAACCAACACGAAAGTGACAATAATGAACTGAGTGTCTGAAGGTTGTGCTTTAAACATACCTTTTATCATCGGAATCCCTGCGCAGGACTTTAGCTGTGTCATTTTGAGATCCACCGATCAAAAAACAGCCATTTTGCTTTAGTTTTTCCACATTTCTTCCGTATTAAAGTCCAGGTACTTGGGGGAAAGTAACTATGAATGGCCGTATTCTTCGGAAAATTCGGAATTTTCGCGTCCTTTCGGCGTTGATCATCGCTTCCCTTACTATTGTCAGCTTTCAAAACTGTGCTCCACAAAATTCATTCTGCAGTGGTGACTGCGCTGAAGAGGGTTCCACCACGGAAGCTTCCAAAGGCAGCGGCAGCAGCTCGGGCGGTCGTACCGACATCTGGGGTTCCCGTCCTGGGGGCACTGGCGGCGTGAACATGGGTGGAGGTTCCAATTCTTCAGGTTCGGGCTCGTCCACGGGCGGCGGCGGTGGCGCGGTCATCATTGGTGGCGGCGGCAGCAGCGGGGGTTCTTCCGGGGGTATCAGCACTGGTGGCGGCAGCTCTTCCGGAGGCGGTTCTTCAGACGGAACTTTCCGCATCACCAATCAGCCCACGGGTGTCAGTGTTCAGGAAAACGGCGACTTCCAGTTGGACGTGGCCGTGACCGGCGGAACCCAGCCTTACACTTATCAGTGGTATGTGAACAGCAAGGCTATTACAGGCGGCTTCGGCAACTATGCGTTCCTGGCCGGGCGTGCTGACAGTTGGAAAAACGAGGGCACTTACTATGTAGTTATCAAAGACAACAAAGGTCAAAGTCTGCAAAGCACGATGGCGCGCGTGACGATTCTGGAGCCCACTGTGGGATGCACCGCTGGCAAGTACTTCACTTACACCAATGCCACCTACGATCAGGGCTACAACTATTTCACCGAATACTTTGATGGTCCGCGCGGAAAATTCCTGCTGCACCAAAGCTATGACATCTACAACATGCTGTTCCCGTATCCGAGCTACAGCCAGTTGACTTACTTCAATGTGCCTGCGAATTTGAACTATCTGGACAAGACGTGGATCAGTTGCCGCTCAACCATTCCGCGCATTCATTCTCCGGCGGTGAATCCCAACTATTATGATTATGGCGACCGTTACGACGACACCTCCGAATGGAAGTACGACGGCAACGTTGCCTTTGAGTGCCGGAACAAAAAACTGAAATTGATTTCAAACACCTGCAAATGGGTGCGAAGATAAAAAAAGGGCGAAGAGCCCTTTTTTATTTCTATTTTTTATCGATACTGATCGCGAACTTCTTAACCCCGGAACCTTTGACGATATCCAGAAGTCCCACCACTTTCCCGTGAGGCACATCTTTGTCCGCCGAGATGATGGCCTGAACATCCGCGTTCTTGCCCACTTCTTCAGTAGCTTTGGCGCGAACGTCCTCTTCCGTCACGAAGGATCCATTCAGGTTGATGCGTCCGTCAGCAGTCAAAGCAATATTCAGCTTGCTCGGAGCTGTCTGATCACCGCTGGCTGCTTTGGGCAGATTCACGTTGATCGTGGGCTTCATAAACATGGGTGCTGTCACCATGAAGATGATCAGAACCACAAGAATGATGTCCACGAGCGGAACGACGTTAATGTCCGCTATGGCTTCATTATTGTCGCTGTTATTAAATGCCATTTTTAAACACCTTTTTTCTTAGCGTAAGCCAGGCACAACTCTTTCACGCTTTCCAGATTCTGGAACACACCACGAACCTGTTTGCTGTAATAGTTGTACGCTGCCACCGCCGGGATCGCCACGAACAGACCCGCTGCCGTTGCCACAAGGGCCATAGAGATACCCGCCATCACCGTCTGCTGACCCGCCTCCGGAGCTGTCGCCAGATCGTTAAAGGCTTTCATGATACCCAAAACCGTACCGAACAAGCCGATATACGGAGCATTGGAGCCAACTGTTGCCAGGAAACCCAGGAACTTTTCCAGCTCTGGACGCTCGGTCAATGCAAAGGTGTTGAAGATTTCAGAAAGACCTTTGCTGCCCGCGTCTCTCATATGTTTCAAAGCGTAACCTGCTGCACGGCCCTCGATGGAATTAGGATCTTTCGCAAGATCTTCCACGTCTTCCAGGCTGTTGCTCTGAAGTGCCAGCTTGATGCGAGCGCGCACTCGTTGCGACTCAGCGGAAACTTTCTTCAGGGCAAAATACCGCTCCAGAATCATGCCGATGCTCAATACGCTGAGAACAAGCAAGATCCACAAAACAACCTGATCCGCCAAGTGAGCAATAGTAAATATCTTTTCCGTGAGCATGGGTGATTCCTCCAAATCTTTGACTGCGCTGTCTAATTGATCCATTATCACTAAAACCATTACATACGGTCAAGGTATGCGGAAAATCATTTTAACTCTCACACTCATCCTTCTGAGTTTGGTCCAGCTCTCCTGCCAAACAAAAGACAGGAACTCTATATTGATCATCGCGGTGGACGAATTGACCATCAGCGACGTCAACTGCAGTCAGGATCCTTCCGAGAGGTCTGGTTTTCAATTGCTTTGCAGTGAATCGGTGCGATTCACCCACGCCTTTTCCCCTTCACCCTTATCCGTTCCTGCATTGGCCTCCCTGCTGACGGGGCTTTATCCTTATCAACACAAGGTTCGCCACAATGGAGGTCCGGGACTGACGGCGGAAGTCGAGCTGGCTTCCGAGGTGGCACTGGATCAGGACTACCGCACGAGCTTCTTTTCCGGAGGCGCCCCCGTCTTTCGTCGGAGCGGGTTGAATCAAGGCTTCGAACTATTCGACGACAATATAGTTCCGACCTTCCGCAGCCTGATTCGTCCCTTTAAACAAAATGCCGATGCTTTTCGACAATGGGTTCACCAGGATGTCGGTGGCATGTCTTTCTTCAGTGTGATCTATGTTCCGGATCTGCTGTTCACGAACACTGAGACCCTGACGGATCTGGGCGAAGCCCGAAACTTGAGTTTTGAAAGTCAGCGTGAAGAACTGGATGAAAGCCTTTTTGAACTTTTCCAAGAGCTGAAATCCACCGGTCATTGGGACAGCACCACCATCTTTTTGGTGGGACTGAACGGGCACACCGGGAACGATCGTCCGAAAGAACTCAGCTCCATGAACCTGCACGGTGAAAACACCCAGGTGGCGTTATTCATCAAACCTTCTCAAAAGAAAAAACGGGATGAAGCGATTCATTGGAAGATCGATCAAAACGTCAGCCTGGTGGATGTCGGGCGCACGCTTTTCCATCTTTTGGGCGAAAGCATCGTGGATCAAGGACCTCAGTCCTTCCCGGCTCAGTCTCTGACCGAGGTGATGAAAAGCGCCACGGCGACATGGCCGGAAGACCGTCCGCTGTTGCTGGAGTCCGGCTGGGCCCTGTGGCGCAAAGCCGGTCCGCTGAAAACGGCCGCGATCTCCAATCATGTTCTATATATCAATGACGAAAAGCCCCGCTTGTACAACACTCTGGTGGACCGCTTTGAAACCAACCCTTTGCCGTTGCTGCAGGAAAGTATTCTGCCAACCACGCAAAAGCTGCAAAACCTGCTTTATCGAAATCAGTTTGTTTCCTTCCCTCCCCTGCTTTCTGAATGGACCACGAAACTAAGCCTGCCTTACTCCCGCTGGATGCGCGTGGACCAAGAGGATCTGCTGTTGAAGGACCTGAAACGGCTGCAGGCGCAGCAGCCCGGCAGTTTGGACCTGCTAAACTGGACAGCTCAAATCGCTTTGAACCGCAAAGACTGGGACACTTTAAAGCAACTGGGTCAGAAAAATAAGATTTCAACCTGGCAGTTCGTGGCGGAAAAGAACCTCAATGTGAAGACCGCCAAAGTGACTGATCCGTGCTTTGACCTGGTGACCGTAAAAACCATTGGCACGGACAACCTGAAAAACTGCAATGATGGTCTGTTCCTGGAGTGGATTGACTGGATTCGCGCGGATGCCCGCGGCCTTTCGCGCGAAACCCAGCGCAAACGCTTTGAAAGATCCTTCCGCAATTACATGCTGGATCAGCAAATTCAGCGCAATAACATTGCCGCAGGTCTGATCTGGGATACGTCACGTGACAATATCTTTGCTCCGTCACGAGTGGAACTGGCACTGGCGTTGCCAGAGTTTTCCAAACTGCGCAATCAGGTTTATAAGTCCCTGACGATCGAAGAGCTTTAGTTTTTTCGGTTATTCGGCGGAAACGTCGATCAGACCCAGCCAGAATGGCGAATCCGGGTCTTCCTGAATCATGCCCGTGGTGACGGAACCCAAATCCAGCGAATCCCCTTCCCGAGTCCACAGTGTCGTCGCCACGCTGGAACTTGCCAGCAGCACCAGACGGTCGCCTTCGCTGACATAAGTATGCCCGCACTGAATATAGCAAGTCGGATCCAGCCCCAACAATTGCGACGGCAACGGCGGCAGCGCCTGTGGTCTTGGCAGTTCACTGGACAGATCCTGTCCGATGGAAAGCGGCTGCAGTCTTTGATTTCTTCTTTGAATGAACAAACTCGGACAACCCACATGGGCCCACGCCACTTGCGGACCGCGTTTGAAAATCGCCATCAGCTCAACACCGGAAAAATATTCGGCGCGGTTTTCACCGCGATAAAGCAGATCATTGGCAATCAGAATCCCGGTACGCACATAGTTCACTTCGTCCGACAGACAGGTCAGAAACTCAAACGGAGAGGTCACTTCAACGTCGGCCTTGGCGGCGCTGACGTACTTTACCACCTCGTCCATAGCACGCTGGGCGTGCTCGGGCTGTCCCCAGGACGTGGCAATCACAATCAAACTGCCGTCGTCCTCGCGATGAATGAGCGGCTTGGGGCGAAGAATCTTGGTGCTGTACGAGCGCTCCTGCAGTTTCACTTTACAATGCTCCGTATTTTTTCAACTTGATGTAGGCCTTTTTGTAGTACTCACCATCCGGAATATCCAGCTCCAGGATTTTTTTCCACTTGTC
Coding sequences within it:
- the pssA gene encoding CDP-diacylglycerol--serine O-phosphatidyltransferase, which encodes MATDTHLDKIDSDDAKAQRLAMYIYILPNLMTTGNLFSGFFAVIQSIKGNYLYAAYAIVVAAVFDQLDGRLARLTRSTSKFGAEYDSLCDLVSFGMAPGTLLFLWALQPFGRLGWVACFLFVACGALRLARFNVQANVVEKNYFQGLPIPMAAGIVASSVLAFQDLELEPLGNYGLLVMTILLALVMVSNFRFRSFKDLDLKERLPFRYLILGVGVLVVVALRPEVMLFVLFMAYAVLGAVFGVFKLGKNIRKIKPSVYAPASVHESDLVLEEEEEEAKKDEKKT
- a CDS encoding diacylglycerol/polyprenol kinase family protein, which gives rise to MSGVFAMFLAYVYMPPAVSMTVLIVAWSLFVPFDFLRLKYPALNDWAMHAFKPIMRQSEVKKLAGTTFLLSGVLIVNILFPRPIVALTLLFLAFADPIASYFGILYGKDKIFGHKSIQGFMAAFFVCAAVTFIYLIYHNYLMDRLIVVSLFAGLVGAFAELIPVAKLDDNLTLPLMSAVGLTILFYFFGFFAAVS
- a CDS encoding SprB repeat-containing protein yields the protein MNGRILRKIRNFRVLSALIIASLTIVSFQNCAPQNSFCSGDCAEEGSTTEASKGSGSSSGGRTDIWGSRPGGTGGVNMGGGSNSSGSGSSTGGGGGAVIIGGGGSSGGSSGGISTGGGSSSGGGSSDGTFRITNQPTGVSVQENGDFQLDVAVTGGTQPYTYQWYVNSKAITGGFGNYAFLAGRADSWKNEGTYYVVIKDNKGQSLQSTMARVTILEPTVGCTAGKYFTYTNATYDQGYNYFTEYFDGPRGKFLLHQSYDIYNMLFPYPSYSQLTYFNVPANLNYLDKTWISCRSTIPRIHSPAVNPNYYDYGDRYDDTSEWKYDGNVAFECRNKKLKLISNTCKWVRR
- a CDS encoding ExbD/TolR family protein produces the protein MAFNNSDNNEAIADINVVPLVDIILVVLIIFMVTAPMFMKPTINVNLPKAASGDQTAPSKLNIALTADGRINLNGSFVTEEDVRAKATEEVGKNADVQAIISADKDVPHGKVVGLLDIVKGSGVKKFAISIDKK
- a CDS encoding MotA/TolQ/ExbB proton channel family protein encodes the protein MLTEKIFTIAHLADQVVLWILLVLSVLSIGMILERYFALKKVSAESQRVRARIKLALQSNSLEDVEDLAKDPNSIEGRAAGYALKHMRDAGSKGLSEIFNTFALTERPELEKFLGFLATVGSNAPYIGLFGTVLGIMKAFNDLATAPEAGQQTVMAGISMALVATAAGLFVAIPAVAAYNYYSKQVRGVFQNLESVKELCLAYAKKKGV
- a CDS encoding sulfatase-like hydrolase/transferase, whose translation is MIIAVDELTISDVNCSQDPSERSGFQLLCSESVRFTHAFSPSPLSVPALASLLTGLYPYQHKVRHNGGPGLTAEVELASEVALDQDYRTSFFSGGAPVFRRSGLNQGFELFDDNIVPTFRSLIRPFKQNADAFRQWVHQDVGGMSFFSVIYVPDLLFTNTETLTDLGEARNLSFESQREELDESLFELFQELKSTGHWDSTTIFLVGLNGHTGNDRPKELSSMNLHGENTQVALFIKPSQKKKRDEAIHWKIDQNVSLVDVGRTLFHLLGESIVDQGPQSFPAQSLTEVMKSATATWPEDRPLLLESGWALWRKAGPLKTAAISNHVLYINDEKPRLYNTLVDRFETNPLPLLQESILPTTQKLQNLLYRNQFVSFPPLLSEWTTKLSLPYSRWMRVDQEDLLLKDLKRLQAQQPGSLDLLNWTAQIALNRKDWDTLKQLGQKNKISTWQFVAEKNLNVKTAKVTDPCFDLVTVKTIGTDNLKNCNDGLFLEWIDWIRADARGLSRETQRKRFERSFRNYMLDQQIQRNNIAAGLIWDTSRDNIFAPSRVELALALPEFSKLRNQVYKSLTIEEL